TAAATTGAAAAAACATGGGGTGATTCCGGTTGTGAGTGACAGGAAAATCTTGGAAATTTGTCGAGACAAGATATCAACTTTTAAGCATTTAAACAAATTTTTCAGGCTTCCAAATACAACTTTAAATCCCGATGAAATTGATACTTATCCAGTTATTGCAAAGCCCCGTTTTGGGAAAGGGAGCAGGGATGTAATTCAGGTAAATGACGAGCAAGAAAAGAAATACATTTGCTCAAAATATCCCAATATGATCTATCAAGAATTTTTACCAGGAGATGAATATACGATTGATGTCATGAGTGATTTGGAAGCCAACCCGATAATATCTGTTCCACGTGTAAGATTACAAACAAAAAGTGGTATTTCTACCAAGGGAAAGATTGTTCTTGATAAAGAATTAATTGAAGAATCTATGAAGATGGTGAAAAAACTTAAAATAATTGGACCTTCTTGCATTCAAATGAAAAAGGACAAATTTGGTCAATTCCAGTTGGTAGAAATTAATCCCCGGCTCGGTGGCGGCACAATTTTTACAACTTTGGCCGGTGCCAACTTCCCTAAAATGGTACTTGAATTGGTCGAGGGGAAAAAAATAGAGCCGCCAAAAATATCTGAAATAACCGTGCTAAGGTACTTTGAAGAAATTGTCTTGGATGAACGAAACAAGATTAACTACATTGGAAAAGGCCTTTTAACCAGTAATGCATGTCATATATGATTTTGTTTAATGGCTCTGTTGAACTTTGAAGTGTGTCAATCTGAAAGTGTTGACCCGTAGCCGCTAGTATCTTACAGGGCCACATGTCTGTTAAATGCATTAATATAATACTAAAGCCAAATGTCATCGCCAAGGTAATTAGAATCACGTCCAAATACTTAAAATCAAATCTTGATGTCAAATTTAATCCCTTAACTAAATAATTTTATGTATTTTCCAACTGCAAAGCACTATCTCCAACCGCTTTTCTTTATTGTAATTGCAGCGTATATTAATAGCCATGTATAGATGTAGGTCGATAAAAGTGTAAAAAACGGCCTATAAAGCCAATTTCTATCGCCTGGATTTCTAAGTCTAAAATCAACGGCATAGATCATCCCAGTAAATAATACTCCTGCAAACCAAACCACCGGAGTTATGAAGTCACCCGCTAAGGGCATATAGACAACCGTAGTCGCTACAATATATGGTCTGATAAATTTCATAGAAGTTTGAAAATAATATAAAAGTGCAACATATAATGGCCTCTTCCAAAAAATGCCTCCAGCAGCAAACAGACTTCTAATAAAACTCTTCCTCCATCTCACCTGCTGTTTTATTAATGAGTCAAGCGTAGATGGAACTCCAATATTTACTCTTATATTTTGGGAGTACAAAACCTTCCAATACCCATTTACATCTTGTTTAGTTTTACTTTCCTCATCCTTATTCTCAAACGAATTTTCGTACGTTGACCTTTTGGTCATACCTGCCACACTGAGAATTGGAACTGCGGCATATTGTTCGTTTGTAGATTTGTTTATAATCTTTGGAGGGCGAGTTGACAGAACATGAGCCGTCATTCTCCTATCAGTAGCAAACTTGAATTCCATCCCTAAAAATCTATCTCGTGCCCATTGAGGGATAAAGTCTTGAACAGCAGCCCGTCTATAGAAACTAAGTGACCCAGCACAACAGCTAACAGAAGAAAAGACGCTTTCCGCTCCCTTTTGTGCTCTGCAAGCCCCATCGGCGTAAACATCTTGTAATTTCTCCAGAAAGTGATCCCAAAATCCTCCAACATGTCTATTTTTAACCCGTCCATGTCCTGTGAGGGCTCCTACCTGACTATCGGAGTAAAAAATCTGCACCGCCTTTTCAGTAGCATCAACAGCCATGTCACAATCGCTATCCATGAAAGCATATATCTCCCCATGGGCAATCTTGCTAGCAGCCTCAATTGCTTTCTTCTTTCCACCGCTTTCTTTTAGGTGTACTATCCTAAGGTTAACTGATTTGTTTTTATCCTTAATACTGTCGAGAATATCACCAGTTCTGTCTGTACTGCCATCGTCTATCACAATTATTTCCTTTTTTTGATAGGTTTGATCTATACATGACTGTATACATGTGCTAATGTCGGCTTCCTCATTTTTTACAGGAACGACAATAGATACCAGCGGCTTATCGTTTTCAGGAATCCTCTTATCGAAAACCTTAAGGTAAGGGTCTCGATATCGGAAATACGAAATGAATAGGATATTAAATAGTACAAATGAAGTTAAAATGCTATAGATTCCTACCCCCATATCTATCACGTAAATAGTCAGGAAAACCTTTGTACACAAAATTGCTAGAACGGCTGATAAAAGTAATGCCCTAACAAACCATCTTTTATTATCCAATTCCTTTGTTTTAGTGAATTTAGGTAGATTACTCAAAGCCAAACTTTAAATCAACTCGTCGATAAATTAGTTGAAATAAAGCTGTTTATTACTTTTTTCATAGTAGATTCCTTGAAACGGTTATATAAGATTCTTCTGGTAGAAGGATAAGTAAAAGAAAAGAATGGTCTGAAAAAATACTGGATTTGTTAAGCTTTAATGCCTAATTCCATCTCAATCTTTCAGTTTCCCTGTCCTCCTTAGACGATTTTTTCCAATCCTTGTAGTGATTTCTACATAAATAAACACGCTTCTTTGAATTATCGAAATCTAAATCCTGTGACATCTTTGCCTTTGCCAAACTCATTGATCTATCTGCAGACTCTTCGCACGCTAAAACACTGCAGGTAATTCCCTTCTCTACCTTTCCCATTAGAGAGCAAAAACCGTTGTAATATAATAAAGTTAATGGAAGAGGGCAACAGTCTACAAAGTAAAGTATTGGGCTGCTGGGTTATGTACTACGATTGCAGCTGTAGAGAATTCAGGATCAATTTGACCACTTTCGGTTAGAGTCATTCCACTAATTGAAGGGTTCAATAGTTTCCAGACGAGGAAATGTTGGGTAATATCCGGACAGCTTGGGTAACCCCAACTGTACCTTAGCCCCCCTACCTTCAACCGGAGCTCCTCCTTGATTTTGTAATTTATCCAATCTGCTAAAGCCTCTGTCGTTTCTACGGCCAACCCGTGTAAGTAATATGCATCAGTATAGCGACCTTGCTTATTCCATTCTTCTATTATCTGTGTAACCCTATTTCCCATTGTTACTGACTGAAACGCAACAACATCATCGGATTCTGAATCAAAATAATCTGCAAGACACAGGTGTGAAGGATTGCTAGACCTCGGAAACTCGAATACGATTTCTGAATCAATTTTATTATCAATCTGGTATTTTACGCAGAGACTATTGTTTCTAACCTTTCGGCATCGAAAGTACGAGTAAACTGCATGGGGATCAAATAATTTCTCCTTTACAACTTTGACCTTCCATTCTTTAAGTAGTTCTTCATATTCATCTTTCAATTCGGTAGCTTTCTTTCCCCTTAATCCCCACGACAAAACAAAAAGGGATTTTTTATTCAAGTATTGCCATATTTCTTCGAAAGGGAGGTTCTTATTCTCAAGTCTGGTTGCAAAATTAAATTCAGGAGGGACCGGCTTTTCCTTTACGGGTTTCACGCTGCTTACAATATTACTTAGATCTTGTGAACTGGTAACCTCATTATATTTTCTCTCTTTCCAGCTTGTTAATTTTTCCAACCATTTGTTCATGTATTCTTCTTTATTTCCACTCATCAGGTTATTCATCACTTTCAGCCCCTCAAAGGCAGTTTTGCAGTAGAATATCCCGGCTTTGTAAATATTGCCGTCTCCCTTCGCAATTCTACTAATGTAATCACTATTAATTGCAGCCCCACCGCATAAAACAGGAATGTCCATCTTATTCTCTCGCATAAATTCTGAGAAAAGCTGCATTTGTTTTGATGTCGAAACCAATAATGCAGATAATCCCACAGCATCTGCCTTTACTTCTTTAATCTTTTTCACTATGCTAGGAATAGGAACTTGTTTTCCTAAATCAAAAACTTCATAGCCATTGTTAACCAATATGGTCTTTACCAAATTTTTTCCTATATCATGTACATCCCCATAGACTGTACATAAGACGATTTTTCCTTTGCTGATTCCCTCTTGTTTAATCAAGTATTTCTCCAGCTCCACAACTGCAGCCTTCATGCATTCGGCTGACTTTAGTACAAAAGGTAGGATCAATTCTCCTGCACCAAATTTATCTCCTACTTCTTTCATTGCCGGAAGAAGTACTTCATTTAGTGTTTGGACAGCCGCATCATGTAATTTTTCTTTATTACCCGACAGTGTTTTCCTATTTGTTCTGTTTTCTAATAACTTGTCCGATAGAGTAAAATCACCTTTGGACGGCATTTTCTCTGATATGGATAAAACCACATCATTTTCAATACCATCTTTTAGTCTATTAACAATTCTAAAATAACATTTTTTACCGGCATCCCAACTTGCATCTATTTCCATCAAATTGTTCTGTTTTTGATTACCTGTAGATCCTGTTCCGCTAACGACATCATTGGAACTAAAGTAAGATATTAACTCAGATAATGCATTACTATTGTTATTAAAGATGAGATCTTCGCATATTCTTTTTTCCTTCGAATTGATTTGCGGGTAGGGTATGATATCTTTGGGATTTATTATCACAGTATCAAGACCACTTTTTATTGCATGATACAAGAAAACCGAGTTTAGATATTTTCTAGCTAATGGTGACAATCCGAAGCTGACGTTACTTAATCCTAACGTTGTCAAAGACTTTGGATATTTTTCTTTTACGAACTTAATTCCGTCCAACGTATGAGATGCAGATGCAATATATTCTTCCTCACCTGTTGCTAACGTAAAGGTTAATACATCAAAAATTAACTGCCAGGGTTTCAAACCCAATCCAAATGCTTTGTCATATAATATTCCTGCAACCTCTAATTTTTCTTTACCAGTTTTTGCCATCCCATTCGGTCCTATGCACATGGAAATCGCAGGTGCTCCGTACTTCTTCATGAGAGGAGTAATTTCATTAAATCTATTGCCATCACCTTCAAGATTGATGGAATTGATTATAGGTACGCCAGGAATCTGTTTAAGAGCGGTAGCAATAACCTTTGAATCCGTTGAATCTATTACTAAGGGCGCTTCTATTTCTAAACTGAGCCTCTTGACGATTTTTTGCATAAAATCCTGTTCATCTGATCGTTCTGTTGTTGCAACGCATACATCTAGACAGTGTGCACCATCTTCTACTTGAAATCTCGCTAATTCAATTAACCCATCAAAGTCATTATCTAGGACCATTTTCTTGGCTTTCTTTGATCCTTGAGAATTCAATCGCTCTCCAATGATTAATGGACGGGGATTTTGATGGAGCTCCAATGAAGATAGGGCTGAAGATACTTTTGGGTTTTCATTGTAAACTTTTTTCATTTTACTGACACGCCCGGATTATCAGAAATTAGACCGCGTTCCCGTTTTCAACAGATACATCTACGGTATCAATATTTCTTGAGTTAAGCATAGAGCGTAAATGCTTTATATGATCTGCTGATGTACCACAGCATCCTCCAATAACTTTTAACCTTTCATATTTATTCACGAATTCTGAAAGTTTTAAGGTGATTTCTTGTGGAGTCATCAAATATTTAGCTAAACCGTTTTCGTTGACTGGCATTCCAGCATTTGGCATCACGAGTATAGGCAACTCATTTTGCTCACATAACCATTGCACACTAGACGTCATTTCCATGGGTCCAGTAGAACAATTCAAGCCGAATACATCTATATCTAGATTACTCAAAGTTGTATAGGCCGACTGGACGTTTGTTCCGAGGAGCATTTTTCCGTATTGGTCTAGGGTTATATTAGTAATTAAGGGTAAAGACTGTTCTAACTTGGTCATCGCACGGTAGCAGCTTTCGACAGCGATTTTCATTTCTAAGACATCTTGACCAGTTTCAATAAGGAGTGCATCACATCCTCCAATTATCAATCCTTGAGCCTGAACAAAAAAGGCTTCTTCTATTTCTCCCAGAGAAATATTACCTAGATCAGAATCGTTTGAACTGGGTAAATATCCTGATGGGCCCATCGAACCAATTACATACACTTCTCGACCAATTTCTGTGGCTGATTCAGTAACAAGTTTTACTGCTTGAACATTGAAATCAATGGTTTTATCACCCTGTCCATACTCATCTAACTTGAGTTTATTGCTACCAAAGGTATTGGTTTCAATACAATCACTGCCTGCTTTGATGTAGTTTTTATGGATCGTCTTTACCCAGTCAGGATGGGTAAAATTCAGACTGTCGTTAAACCCTTCCTTATTATTGAGATAATCGTTCTCTCTAGGTTCGTATTTTTGAATTTCTGTACCCATGGCACCATCAAAAAGAAGAA
The DNA window shown above is from Candidatus Nitrosocosmicus arcticus and carries:
- a CDS encoding ATP-grasp domain-containing protein, with the protein product IPEAEADDYLEVLLNIIDKYSIEVLMPSSGYDIFPFSEFKSKLKKHGVIPVVSDRKILEICRDKISTFKHLNKFFRLPNTTLNPDEIDTYPVIAKPRFGKGSRDVIQVNDEQEKKYICSKYPNMIYQEFLPGDEYTIDVMSDLEANPIISVPRVRLQTKSGISTKGKIVLDKELIEESMKMVKKLKIIGPSCIQMKKDKFGQFQLVEINPRLGGGTIFTTLAGANFPKMVLELVEGKKIEPPKISEITVLRYFEEIVLDERNKINYIGKGLLTSNACHI
- a CDS encoding glycosyltransferase family 2 protein, whose protein sequence is MSNLPKFTKTKELDNKRWFVRALLLSAVLAILCTKVFLTIYVIDMGVGIYSILTSFVLFNILFISYFRYRDPYLKVFDKRIPENDKPLVSIVVPVKNEEADISTCIQSCIDQTYQKKEIIVIDDGSTDRTGDILDSIKDKNKSVNLRIVHLKESGGKKKAIEAASKIAHGEIYAFMDSDCDMAVDATEKAVQIFYSDSQVGALTGHGRVKNRHVGGFWDHFLEKLQDVYADGACRAQKGAESVFSSVSCCAGSLSFYRRAAVQDFIPQWARDRFLGMEFKFATDRRMTAHVLSTRPPKIINKSTNEQYAAVPILSVAGMTKRSTYENSFENKDEESKTKQDVNGYWKVLYSQNIRVNIGVPSTLDSLIKQQVRWRKSFIRSLFAAGGIFWKRPLYVALLYYFQTSMKFIRPYIVATTVVYMPLAGDFITPVVWFAGVLFTGMIYAVDFRLRNPGDRNWLYRPFFTLLSTYIYTWLLIYAAITIKKSGWR
- a CDS encoding dihydropteroate synthase, coding for MKKVYNENPKVSSALSSLELHQNPRPLIIGERLNSQGSKKAKKMVLDNDFDGLIELARFQVEDGAHCLDVCVATTERSDEQDFMQKIVKRLSLEIEAPLVIDSTDSKVIATALKQIPGVPIINSINLEGDGNRFNEITPLMKKYGAPAISMCIGPNGMAKTGKEKLEVAGILYDKAFGLGLKPWQLIFDVLTFTLATGEEEYIASASHTLDGIKFVKEKYPKSLTTLGLSNVSFGLSPLARKYLNSVFLYHAIKSGLDTVIINPKDIIPYPQINSKEKRICEDLIFNNNSNALSELISYFSSNDVVSGTGSTGNQKQNNLMEIDASWDAGKKCYFRIVNRLKDGIENDVVLSISEKMPSKGDFTLSDKLLENRTNRKTLSGNKEKLHDAAVQTLNEVLLPAMKEVGDKFGAGELILPFVLKSAECMKAAVVELEKYLIKQEGISKGKIVLCTVYGDVHDIGKNLVKTILVNNGYEVFDLGKQVPIPSIVKKIKEVKADAVGLSALLVSTSKQMQLFSEFMRENKMDIPVLCGGAAINSDYISRIAKGDGNIYKAGIFYCKTAFEGLKVMNNLMSGNKEEYMNKWLEKLTSWKERKYNEVTSSQDLSNIVSSVKPVKEKPVPPEFNFATRLENKNLPFEEIWQYLNKKSLFVLSWGLRGKKATELKDEYEELLKEWKVKVVKEKLFDPHAVYSYFRCRKVRNNSLCVKYQIDNKIDSEIVFEFPRSSNPSHLCLADYFDSESDDVVAFQSVTMGNRVTQIIEEWNKQGRYTDAYYLHGLAVETTEALADWINYKIKEELRLKVGGLRYSWGYPSCPDITQHFLVWKLLNPSISGMTLTESGQIDPEFSTAAIVVHNPAAQYFTL
- a CDS encoding homocysteine S-methyltransferase family protein: MNGFLNDLATKVLLFDGAMGTEIQKYEPRENDYLNNKEGFNDSLNFTHPDWVKTIHKNYIKAGSDCIETNTFGSNKLKLDEYGQGDKTIDFNVQAVKLVTESATEIGREVYVIGSMGPSGYLPSSNDSDLGNISLGEIEEAFFVQAQGLIIGGCDALLIETGQDVLEMKIAVESCYRAMTKLEQSLPLITNITLDQYGKMLLGTNVQSAYTTLSNLDIDVFGLNCSTGPMEMTSSVQWLCEQNELPILVMPNAGMPVNENGLAKYLMTPQEITLKLSEFVNKYERLKVIGGCCGTSADHIKHLRSMLNSRNIDTVDVSVENGNAV